The genomic segment TAGCCGGTGCCCATGTTCTGGCCGCTGATCCAGATCTCGCCGATCTGGCCGTCGGGCAGCTCGGTCGCGGTCTCATTGTCGACGATCACCGCCCACTCGGCCACGCCGACCTTGCCGGCCGAGGCCTGCGCGACGGCCTTCGGCGAATCGTCGGGCACGACGATGAAGCGGCCCGCGTTGAGTTCGTCGCGGTCGACCGAGAGGATCTTGGGCTCCTCGGCCGAGGGCGTGGTGGATACGAACAGGGTCGCCTCGGCCAGGCCGTAGGACGGCTTGATCGCCCTGGGCTGAAAGCCGAACGGGCGGAACGCGTCGTTGAAGCGCTGCACCGTGGCGGCCGAGATCGGCTCGCTGCCGTTGAGGATGGCCTTTACGTGGGACAGGTCCAGCGGCTCTTCGTCATCCTTGGGCACACCGCGCGCGGCGGCGTGGTCGAACGCGAAGTTCGGGGCCACCGAGATGGCGCCGCCGGTATCGCCTTCGCGGTAGGCGAGCTCGCGGATCCAGCGTCCGGGACGGCGGACGAAGGCCGCGGGCGTCATGAACGTGAAGTAGTGGCCGATCATCGCCGGCAGCAGCGCGGTGACCAGACCCATGTCGTGGAAGAACGGCAGCCACGAAACACCGCGGTCGCCCTCCTCACCCTCGAGGGCCTCGATCACCTGCACCACGTTGGTGGCCATGTTCAGGTGGGTGATCTGCACACCGCTGGGAATCCGGGTGGAACCGGAGGTGTACTGCAGGTAGGCGATGGTGTGTTCGTCGACGGCGTCGAACGGCTCCCAGGTGGCGCCGACCTCGTTGGGGACCGCGTCGACGGCGATCACACGGGGGCGCTCCTTGGCCGGGCGGCTGCGGAAGAACTTGCGCACACCCTCGGCGGAGTCGGTGGTGGTGAGGATCGCCGACGCACCGCAGTCGTCGAGCACGGCGTGCAAGCGGCCGACGTGGCCGGGCTCGGCCGGGTCGAACAGCGGTACCGCGATGCGGCCGGAGTACATGGTGCCGAAGAACGCGACGAGGTAGTCGAGGTTCTGCGGGCACAGGATGGCGACGCGGTCACCGGGCTGGGTCACCTGCTGAAGCCGGGCGGCGACAGCGCGGTTCCGAGCGCCGAAGTCGGCCCAGGTCAGTTCGCGGACAACACCGTCGCGTTCGACGGAGAAATCCAGGAAGCGGTAGGCGGTCTTGTCGCCGCGAACCTTGGCCCAGCGCTCCACGTGCTTGACCACACTGGCGCCCTCGGGGAAGGTGATCAGGCCGTTCTTGATGAACGGGTTGTGGAACGGCATACCAATCTCCTGTCAGAACACATCTGTGTCGGCCCCCGCCGCGGCCGCGCGTGACATCGCGCGACCGGTCGCCCTGCGTCTCGGACCCCCAAACCTCACAGATCGTACAGATCCATCCCAGGTCCATCCGGGACCTCGATGGCCCTGTGGGCCGCTCACGCGTGCAGTCTTATTTTCTTCTTAATGTTAGGCGTAGTCGCGGCGGCGGCCAAATCCGTCAGCCGACGAAGCTCCCACGTCACCCGTGTTTCGGATGTGGCGCGTTCTCGATCAGATCCCGCGCCCAATTCAGTGTCCACTGCGTCGAGGTTTGACCGTCGAGGTTCCAGAACTGCGGCGTGTTGTACAACGCGTGCACCGGCTGCCCGGCGCCGCCGGCCAGCACGTCGAGCGTGCTCGGCAAATTGGTGATGTTGAACGCTTCGGAGGGTGCAGCGCAGATCAAATCACCGGCGGCACAAATCTCGTTGGTGCGGTTGTTCAGCGCACCGAAGCCACCCGGGCGCTCCCCCGTCATGGTCAGGCCCATCGCAGACAGCACGGGAACCTCGTGCAACGTGATCTCGGCACCCTGCCCCGGCGGGTTGGGCCCGATATCCTGACCGACGGCAGTCTGGCGGCGGCCGTCGGCGATCAACGTCACACCCAGCACCAGGTCCTCGTCGACCGGTCCGCGCCCGTTGCCGATATCGCTGGCGATGTCACCGCCGATCACCGCACCCTGCGAGAAGCCGGCGATGACGTAACTGGTCAACGGGCAACGGTTGTTCATGTCGGTCATGGCCTTGACCGCGTTGCGTGTGCCCTCGGCGCGACTGTCGTTGTAGGACATCTGGTTGTCCTGCGACAGCGGATTGTGGAACTGCGCGGTGTAGGGAACGGTGTACACCTGCAACCGATCGCTGCCGAACTGACCGACCAACGGACGCGTCACATTGCCGATCAGCGACAGCGGGAACTGGGTGGGGTTGAACGGATCGTCGGTCGGCGACGACTCCCACGTCCCCGGGATCGCGATCATCTGAACGTCAGGGCAGCTGGCGTCCTGGAACTCCGGCCGCGGCTTGTGCTGGCCCGGCGAACTGGTCGGCGGGAGCGCGGTCGGCGGTACCGCGGTCGGGGGCGCTTCGGGCCGGCGCACGACGATCACGATGATCGCGACGACCAGCGCCACCGCGACGGCCATGGCGCCGGCAGCGATCAAGGCGAGAATGCGGTGACGTTTGCGCTGGGCGGTGGTTCGGGATTTTCGAGCCATTGAGAGAGAAGGGTCTTCCTGTTAGCAGAGCCGCTGGGTGGCGATCCGGATGTAGTCGGCCGTGGCCTCAGTCACCTGCGGATCGGGGGCAGTGTGCGGCGTCGATCCCGCGTCGACGACGTCACTGCGCACCATCGGAGCAATGTAGTCCCAGACCGCCTGGTCGCTCTGACCGGCCGCGTGGGCCTGGCAGACGTGGGAACCGATGCTCAGTGCTTCCAGTTCGCTCGATGGATGTACACCGGCGGCGGTGAGCGCGTCGAGGAACCCACGCTGCGTCGGTGTGACGTTGAACTTGGCGGACTGCAGGTCGGCGTCCGCCGGTAGCGGAACACCGTGACCGTGGACGGCGCCCTGGGTCTGGGCGGTTGGCGGCACGGCAGTGGTCACCAGGTCCTCACCGGAGCTGCAGGCCACCAACAGCACGGCCGCCGAGCCGAGCAGTCCGGTCATCAGCAGTGCATGCCGGGCGGCGGCGGCAGCGTTGCCGTTCACCACATCATTCGAGCGCTGCACGTCTCCACGGTACCGGCTGGCGCAGTGTCGCCCAGAGCACCGCAAGATTGCGGAAAGTTAACAGTTCAAATTTCTCTGGGCGTCAGTAAGCACTATTTGATCGCTGCCGCAACGTCTCCCGACATCGCTGCGAGCTGCGCCGACCAGGTGCCCCAGTCGTGGTTGCCACCGGCCGGGAAGTCGAAGTGGCCGTTGTGGCCGCCCACCGCGCGGTAGTGCGCGTAGTAAGTGCGGTTGCTGCCCTGTGCCTGGTCGCAGTAGCCGATCATGGCGGGCACATCGGTGCACGTCAGCGTTTGGGGACTGAAGACCCAGAGCCGGGTGTTGTTGTCGACCACGAGCTGCACGTGCACCTCGGGGTCATGCCACTTCCACCGACCCAGCTGTGCGGCACCCCACATGGCTTGGGTATTCACGCCGCCGAATTCGTTCATGCCGGCCGTGATCGCGCCGTTCATGAACGTGTTCGACGGGGTCAGGAAACCCGACATCGAGCCGGCGTAGCGGTAGCGGTCGGGGTGGAAGGTCGCCTCCATCAGCGCACCGGTGCCGCCCTGCGCGGCGCCGACGATGGCATGCCCGCCGGGCGCCAGGCCCTTGTTGGCCGCCAGCCAGCTGGGCAGCTCGTCGGACAGGAACGTCTCCCACTGCCTGGTGCCGTCGGCCTCCCAGTTCGTGTAGAGGGTGAACGCACCGCTGGCGGGCGCCACCACCGAGATGCCCTTACCGGCCAGCGTGTTCATCGCGTTGCCCGCGGTGACCCAGTTGCTGACGGTTTCGCCGGCGTTGAACGCATCCAGCAGAACGACGGCGTGCGGGCCGCCGCCCATGAATGCCACCGGAATGTCGCGACCCATGGCCGGCGACGGCACCATCAAATACTCAACATCGGCCGCATGGCCGCTCGGCGCGGTAGCACTCATGAGGCCGAGCGCCAGAACAGCGGCGCACACACCCCGAAACAGGCCCGACAGACTCTTCATGGTCACCTCAATGTCGACTCGTCGCATAACAGCCCCGCCCCACCGCACATGAGTGAATCACACTGCTTACTCGGTTGGTTCCGGATACGCCAACGGCGACGACCCTGAGGTCGCCGCCGTTGGTCGTTGTCGACTCCGGACGATCAGGCGGTCGGCGTGGCGCCGAGCACGCGCTGGATGTCGGGCTTCATCTGCTGCAGCTGCTGACCCCAGTAGTTCCACTGGTGGGTGCCGTTGGCGGGGAAGTTGAACACTCCGTTGGTGCCACCGTTGGCCAGGTAGGTGTCACGGAACGTCTTGTTCGTCCGCAGCGTGAAGCTCTCCAGGAACTTCGCGTTGAACAGGTTGCCGCTGCTGGTGCCGGCGTCCAGATCGGACGGCTTGCCGTCACCGCAGTAGATCCAGATGCGGGTGTTGTTGTCGATCAGCTTTTGGATGTTGACCATCGGATCGTTGCGCTTCCAGGCGCTGTTCGGGTCCTCGGTCGGGCCCCACATGTCGTTGGCCTTGAAGCCACCGGCGTCACCCATCGAGAGGTTCACCAGCATCGGCCACCAACCCTCGGACAGGTTCAGGAAGCCCGAGAGCGCGCCCGCGTAGGGGAACTGCTCGGGGTGGTAGATCGCCAGGGTCAGCGCGGCCGAACCGGCCATCGAGAGACCAACCGCGGCACTACCGGTCGGCTTGACCTGCTTCTGGGCGGCCAGGTAAGCGGGCAGTTCCTGGGTCAGGAACGTCTCCCACTTGTAGGTCTGGCAACCGGCCTTGCCGCACGCGGGCTTGTACCAATCCGAGTAGAAGCTGGACTGGCCACCGACGGGCATGATGACCGACAGGCCGGAGTTGTAGTACCACTCGAACGCCGGGGTATTGATGTCCCAGCCGTTGAAGTCGTCCTGCGCGCGCAGACCGTCGAGCAGGTAGACCGCGGGCGAGTTGGGCCCGCCGCTCTGGAACTGGACCTTGATGTCGCGTCCCATGCCTGCGGACGGCACTTCGAGGTACTCGACCGGGAGGCCGGGCTTGGAGAAAGCTCCCGCCGTTGCGGAGCCGCCGACGACGCCGATCAGGCCGGGCAGCACGGCAGCAGCCGCCGCGGCGACCGTCAGCCGGCGCAGCCAAACGCCGCGCAACTTCTCAACGAACTTCATGTATTTCCATCCTTTTTCGGGGGCCGCACCGCATGCGATCCACGCAGCCGTGCCCTGGTAGTCAACCACATGTGTCGTGATCGTTCCTCTTCAGCGATGTTGTCGTGACCGCCCTCTCACCGGTTGATCGTGGCGATGAGGTCGGGTTTCAGTGTCGCGAGTTGGGCTCCCCAGTAGGGCCACGAATGGTTGCCCGATGCGGGGAATTCGAACGTCGCGTTACTGCCGCCGGCCGCGGTGTAGGCGGCCTGGAAGTCCTTGTTGCTCCTGATCGCCATCGACTCCAGGCTGGTGGCGCTCAATGCCGCGCCCGCGTCGGCCCCGACGTCGAGATCGGTCTGCCCACCAGGCGCGCAGTAGATCCACAGCCGGGTGCCGTTGTGCGCGATCGTGCCGGCTTGGACCACCGGGTCGTTGCGCTTCCACGCCGGATCCCAGGGTGGGCCCCACATGTTGTCGACGTTGTAGCTTCCGGCGTCGAGCATGGCCACCCGAATGGCTTGCTGCATCAGCAATGCCGAGGGATTCAGGAAGCCCGACAGCGATGCCGCGTAGACGAACTGCTGCGGATGGTAGGCCGACAAAATCAGCGCGGCACCGCCCGACATCGACAGCCCGACGACGGCGTTGCCGGTCGACGACACCTGCTTGTTGGCGGCCAGCCACTGCGGGAGCTCGCTGGTGAGGAACGTCTCCCACTTGTAGGTGTAGGCCTGCTTGTTGAAGCTCGACGGCGAATACCAGTCGCTGTAGAAGCTGGACTGCCCACCGACCGGCATCACCACGGAGACACCCGAGTTGTAGAACCACTCGAACGCCGGTGTGTTGATGTCCCAGCCGCTGTAGTCGTCCTGGGCGCGCAGACCGTCGAGCAGGTACACGGCTTTCGCGCCCGGTGCTGCACCTTGGAACTCGACGCGGATGTTTCGGCCCATCGACGGCGAGTACACATCGAGGTACTCCACCGGAAGGCCTTCTCGCGAGAACGCTTTGGCGTGCGGAACCACACCGAGGACCATCGCCAATGCGGTCATCAGCAGGACGGCGGTGAGGGAGGCTCTCACGGCACGAACCATCGGTTGCTCAACTCATTCATTCACGGCACGGCAGAACCGCTGTCGACACTGACATTGGTCTTGCCAAGCGCTCTCACACTTGACCTGTGTATCGCCGCAAACTGACCGCAGCGTTACCGGCTAGAACCCGGCTGGCAAACAAAGCTACCGGCTCGGCCGGGGATTCGGAAAACCCGCTGGACGTCCGGGGTGCCGCGCAGTGTGTCGCGTGTAACATCTTGCACTCGGCCCACTTTGGCCACAGATGCGCCCTTGGCGTGTCACCGAAACTGACGGGACAGTCAGCGAAGGTGGTGTTACGGGCCGGTGGCCGGCAAGCCGGTGTAGGGCGTTCCCTTCAGCGGCGGCTCGGGAAGGTTGCAACGCTGCAATTCGTACTGCGGTACCCGATCGATGCGGTAGCGCGTGAAATCGAGCGCGTGCAACACATTTGACACGAAGCGGCGGATCCCGAGCGGGCCGCGAATGGAGTTCAGCATCGCGTCGGTCTCCGGGCAGCCAAGGGCTACCCCGGCCTCGGCGATCCAGCCCTCATCGAGATACGGCGGAACGTACGGATGCTCCTTGAGCCAGGGCCCCTCGGCAACGGCCCAGTCCGGGAAAAGGTTCTTGTCGTGCCCGATGCGGGCGTCTTCGAGCCGCGCGGTGTGAGCGGCGATCGGGTTCGCCAGACCGATCTGGTCGATCACCCTGACGTTGAGCCCGACGTTCATTCCGAGCATGCCCAGGTTCGTGAAAAAGACTGTATGCGGGGCTATTTGGCGACGCCAGCTGTCCATCGAGACACCGGGCGGCGGAGGCGGCGGCGGGTAGGCGGGCACCACATCCCATTGGTCGTAATTCCCGGACGGCAGCAGCAACGCACCGTCGGGGGTGTTGTTGATCGCGGTGAGCACCGCGCGCATCCGCGGATAGTCCAGGTAGTCGGCCGCGGTCAGCGGATGTGCATGACCGGTGGCCTGCGAATAGAACCGCCGCTCATCGACGATGCCCGAATAGGTGACCCGGGTAGCATCGGCACCCAGACCCGGCGAATTCGCAGCCCATAGCGACCAGCCGACCACGCCAAGCCACAGGGCCACCGTCGCGCCGGCCAGCATCGTGGCACGGTCCCGGGCGAACGTGACGGTATCGGGCAGCACGACGGGAATGACCGCGACCGGAGTCAGCAGACAGAACACCGGTGTCAGCAACACCCGGCCGTGCATGAAGTCCCCACCCTGCCGGATCCAATACAGCGCCTGCAGCAGGCCGCTGACAAGCATGAAAATCACGACGGCAGTGGGGGTTTGGATTCGGCGAGCCAGCCGGCCGGAGGTGCCGCGAACATCCGGCCGGGCGGCGGCCGTGGCCCGACGGGCGGCCACCACCACCGCGCCGAGCGCGATCACCAGCAGGGCCGCCAGCCATAGCGCGTAGGGCCGGTTGAAGTTGGCCAGATAGATCAGGCCCTGGCCCCACTTGTCCCCCGAGGCATCCTTGGCCAGCGCGGTCTGCGGGAAAAGCAGCCCGTAGTAACCCATTCGGAAGATCTGATAGCTCACCGGGAACAGCCCGCCGGCGACGAGAATGAGCAAGCGCGTGATCCAGTCCCGGGCGGCGATGAGCATCATCACCAGTGCCAGTCCGCCGATCAGGGCGAGTTCGGGCCGGACCAGCACGCTGAGGCCTGCGACAAAGGCCAGTGCGGCGGTGAAGATCGGGCCGCCGCGCTGTAGTCGCGGCTGCTGCGACCAGGCGACCATCATCCACCACAGCAGCCCGACCCAGGCCAGCACCAGGCCGTTCTCCAGACCGGAGGTGGCGAAGTCGCGCGCGGGCGGGATCGCGATGTATACCAGCGCGCCTGCGGGCAGTAGCAGCGCCCGGCCACCCGGCAGGCCGGGCGCGAATAGCCGTGCGGTGCCGAGCATTATGAGCACCACACCGGCCACCGACAAACTTAGCGCGAGGGCAAGCGCCACGTACTCCAGCTGCACCGGACCGGCGATCAGCGCACCGACATAGTTCAGGTAGGTCCACAGCGTGGAGGTGTTGGATTCCACCCGCTCGCCGGCATTGAACACCGGCCCGTTGCCGGCCAGCAGGTTGCGCACGGTGCGCAGCACGATCAAGCCGTCGTCGGCTATCCAGCGGCGCTGCCACGCTCCCCACGTCCACAGCGCCGCAACCACTACGACACTCATCCACAGGCTGATGCGCGCCGCCGAACGACGCGGGACCCGCGCCGACACCGGTTCTGAAGTCAGCTCAACTGAAGGCGATCGCTGCACCGATGGTCCCGATCCACGCCAGCAACAGCAGCTGCAGCACCCGATCCTTCAGCGCGATGTCCTCGGGTTCACCGGCCAATCCACCGTCGACGTCGACGGCGTAGCGCAGGATCGCGATGGTGATGGGAATGATCGTGACCGCGTACCACGACGCGTTCGCCCCGTCCCGCTCAAAGGCCCACAGGCTGTAGCAGACCACCATCGCGGTGGCCGCCACCGTCCAGACGAACCGGAGGTAGGAGGCGGTATAGCTCTCCAAAGACTTGCGGATCTTGGCACCGGTACGTTCGGCGAGTTGCAGTTCGGCATAACGCTTTCCGGCCACCATGAACAGCGAGCCGAATGTCATCACCAGCAGGAACCACTGCGACAGCGGGATGCCCGCTGCCGCACCACCGGCGATGGCCCGAATCAGGTACGCCGATGACACGATGCAAATGTCCAGCACCGCTTGATGTTTGAGCCCGAAGCAGTAGGCGAGCTGCATGGCGATGTAGACCGCGATCACGATCAGCAGATTCACCGAGGCCAGCAGGGAGAGCGCCAGCGCACCGACGCCCAGCACGACGGCCAGTGTGTAGGCCAGCCATTGCGGGACGACGCCCGCCGCGATCGGGCGGAACCGCTTGGTCGGATGCTGACGGTCGGCCTCGACGTCACGCGAGTCGTTCACCAGGTAGATGCACGAGGCAGCCAGCGAGAAGGAGGCGAAGGCGATCACGATCTTGATCGCGACCTGGTCGTAGTCGTAGTGGATATTGCCGCCGAGCGCCGCGATCGGGGCGAGCAGCACGAGCAGGTTCTTGACCCACTGGCGCGGACGGATGGCCTTGATGATCCCGGTGAACAAGTTGCTCGGCGGTTTGCCGGTAACCGCGTCCTCACTCATGGGCGTTCATCTCCGCTTCTCCTCCTGCGACGAGGCGAAACAACCGGCCGTCTTCGCGACAACGGCGCCGACGGCCGCCCCGGCGAGGACGTCAGTCGGGTAGTGCACACCGAGCACCAGTCGCGACAAGGCCATCGCGGGCACGACCACCAATGGCAGTCGCGAGCGGGTGGCCCGGCTCAGCAGCATAGCCGCGGCCGTGCTGGACGTGGCGTGCGCCGACGGGAAGCTCAGCGCGCTGGGCGTGCCGACGTTGACCGCCACCGCCGGGTGATTAGGCCGGGCGCGACGCACGACCAGCTTGATCGCGATCGCGGCGGCATGCGCGGCAACAGCGCCGATGCCGACCAGAACCCACTCGCGGCGCCGCTTCGGCATCGCCAGCGCACCGAGCGCCGACACCGCGACCCAGCCCTGGGCGTGCTCGCCGAAATGCGACATCGCCCGGGCCACCTCGATGACCTGTGGCGTACCGATCGTGGACTGCACCGCGACCAGCGCGGCGACCTCGCCGCTGGCCGGCGGCGCGACGGGTTCGAGGTCAGGCATGAGTGGAGGAGTTCTCGAGCAGCACCGTTTCCCACTTCTCCTTGCTGGACAGGACCGGCAGAGCGTCTCGGTACACCTTGCGCATGCGGTTGAACTTGCGGGCCAGTCGCAGCTGGCGACGCGTCGAAGCGCGAAGCAGCGCAAACATTTTCGCCCGGTCACGCTGACGGTAGACCACGCCGCGGCCGTCGGCGGTGGTCACGGTGACCCCGTCGACCCGCGACAGCGAGAACCACCGGGCGTCCTGGGTCGCGACGTTGATCTGCGGGCGCTCGTGGTGCACAGGGTCGTGCGGCTTGAGCTGGTGGGCCACCCCGCGGGCGAGCCGCACCGAGATCGACAGCGGATTCGTCGGGATGCTCACCTTCTTGCGCCACCTCTTGTCCGACGGAGTCGGCAGCGCGGTGGCGCTGGGCAGCACCACGGCGTCGGGGTACTGCGAGCGCAGCTGGCGCACTTCGGGCAGCGCGGCCTCGAGGATCGAGAAGATGTGCTCCGGCCCGGCGAGGAAGTCGTCCATCGCCTTGTTCTGAATCGCGACCGTCGAATACTCAAGGCACAGAAGGTGTTTGAGCGTCGCCTTCATATGGCTGGCGATCAGGCCGCGAACGTTGCCATCCCAGTGCAGGGCGGCCACCACCAACCGGTTGCGCAGG from the Mycolicibacterium crocinum genome contains:
- a CDS encoding esterase family protein, coding for MKFVEKLRGVWLRRLTVAAAAAAVLPGLIGVVGGSATAGAFSKPGLPVEYLEVPSAGMGRDIKVQFQSGGPNSPAVYLLDGLRAQDDFNGWDINTPAFEWYYNSGLSVIMPVGGQSSFYSDWYKPACGKAGCQTYKWETFLTQELPAYLAAQKQVKPTGSAAVGLSMAGSAALTLAIYHPEQFPYAGALSGFLNLSEGWWPMLVNLSMGDAGGFKANDMWGPTEDPNSAWKRNDPMVNIQKLIDNNTRIWIYCGDGKPSDLDAGTSSGNLFNAKFLESFTLRTNKTFRDTYLANGGTNGVFNFPANGTHQWNYWGQQLQQMKPDIQRVLGATPTA
- a CDS encoding phosphatase PAP2 family protein; amino-acid sequence: MPDLEPVAPPASGEVAALVAVQSTIGTPQVIEVARAMSHFGEHAQGWVAVSALGALAMPKRRREWVLVGIGAVAAHAAAIAIKLVVRRARPNHPAVAVNVGTPSALSFPSAHATSSTAAAMLLSRATRSRLPLVVVPAMALSRLVLGVHYPTDVLAGAAVGAVVAKTAGCFASSQEEKRR
- a CDS encoding decaprenyl-phosphate phosphoribosyltransferase, with translation MSEDAVTGKPPSNLFTGIIKAIRPRQWVKNLLVLLAPIAALGGNIHYDYDQVAIKIVIAFASFSLAASCIYLVNDSRDVEADRQHPTKRFRPIAAGVVPQWLAYTLAVVLGVGALALSLLASVNLLIVIAVYIAMQLAYCFGLKHQAVLDICIVSSAYLIRAIAGGAAAGIPLSQWFLLVMTFGSLFMVAGKRYAELQLAERTGAKIRKSLESYTASYLRFVWTVAATAMVVCYSLWAFERDGANASWYAVTIIPITIAILRYAVDVDGGLAGEPEDIALKDRVLQLLLLAWIGTIGAAIAFS
- a CDS encoding DUF732 domain-containing protein; this translates as MQRSNDVVNGNAAAAARHALLMTGLLGSAAVLLVACSSGEDLVTTAVPPTAQTQGAVHGHGVPLPADADLQSAKFNVTPTQRGFLDALTAAGVHPSSELEALSIGSHVCQAHAAGQSDQAVWDYIAPMVRSDVVDAGSTPHTAPDPQVTEATADYIRIATQRLC
- the culp6 gene encoding carboxylesterase Culp6, with protein sequence MARKSRTTAQRKRHRILALIAAGAMAVAVALVVAIIVIVVRRPEAPPTAVPPTALPPTSSPGQHKPRPEFQDASCPDVQMIAIPGTWESSPTDDPFNPTQFPLSLIGNVTRPLVGQFGSDRLQVYTVPYTAQFHNPLSQDNQMSYNDSRAEGTRNAVKAMTDMNNRCPLTSYVIAGFSQGAVIGGDIASDIGNGRGPVDEDLVLGVTLIADGRRQTAVGQDIGPNPPGQGAEITLHEVPVLSAMGLTMTGERPGGFGALNNRTNEICAAGDLICAAPSEAFNITNLPSTLDVLAGGAGQPVHALYNTPQFWNLDGQTSTQWTLNWARDLIENAPHPKHG
- the fadD32 gene encoding long-chain-fatty-acid--AMP ligase FadD32, giving the protein MPFHNPFIKNGLITFPEGASVVKHVERWAKVRGDKTAYRFLDFSVERDGVVRELTWADFGARNRAVAARLQQVTQPGDRVAILCPQNLDYLVAFFGTMYSGRIAVPLFDPAEPGHVGRLHAVLDDCGASAILTTTDSAEGVRKFFRSRPAKERPRVIAVDAVPNEVGATWEPFDAVDEHTIAYLQYTSGSTRIPSGVQITHLNMATNVVQVIEALEGEEGDRGVSWLPFFHDMGLVTALLPAMIGHYFTFMTPAAFVRRPGRWIRELAYREGDTGGAISVAPNFAFDHAAARGVPKDDEEPLDLSHVKAILNGSEPISAATVQRFNDAFRPFGFQPRAIKPSYGLAEATLFVSTTPSAEEPKILSVDRDELNAGRFIVVPDDSPKAVAQASAGKVGVAEWAVIVDNETATELPDGQIGEIWISGQNMGTGYWNKPEETVATFQNILKSRTNPSHAEGATDDATWVRTGDLGAFYDGDLYITGRVKDLVIIDGRNHYPQDLEYSAQEATKAVRTGFVAAFSVPANQLPDEVFSNAHAGLKRDASDSSEQLVIVAERAPGSHKMELGPISDDIRAAIAVRHGVTVRDVLLTPAGAIPRTSSGKIGRRACRSAYLDGTLRSGKVANAFPDDEE
- a CDS encoding esterase family protein, which encodes MTALAMVLGVVPHAKAFSREGLPVEYLDVYSPSMGRNIRVEFQGAAPGAKAVYLLDGLRAQDDYSGWDINTPAFEWFYNSGVSVVMPVGGQSSFYSDWYSPSSFNKQAYTYKWETFLTSELPQWLAANKQVSSTGNAVVGLSMSGGAALILSAYHPQQFVYAASLSGFLNPSALLMQQAIRVAMLDAGSYNVDNMWGPPWDPAWKRNDPVVQAGTIAHNGTRLWIYCAPGGQTDLDVGADAGAALSATSLESMAIRSNKDFQAAYTAAGGSNATFEFPASGNHSWPYWGAQLATLKPDLIATINR
- the zomB gene encoding flagellar motor control protein ZomB, whose amino-acid sequence is MTSEPVSARVPRRSAARISLWMSVVVVAALWTWGAWQRRWIADDGLIVLRTVRNLLAGNGPVFNAGERVESNTSTLWTYLNYVGALIAGPVQLEYVALALALSLSVAGVVLIMLGTARLFAPGLPGGRALLLPAGALVYIAIPPARDFATSGLENGLVLAWVGLLWWMMVAWSQQPRLQRGGPIFTAALAFVAGLSVLVRPELALIGGLALVMMLIAARDWITRLLILVAGGLFPVSYQIFRMGYYGLLFPQTALAKDASGDKWGQGLIYLANFNRPYALWLAALLVIALGAVVVAARRATAAARPDVRGTSGRLARRIQTPTAVVIFMLVSGLLQALYWIRQGGDFMHGRVLLTPVFCLLTPVAVIPVVLPDTVTFARDRATMLAGATVALWLGVVGWSLWAANSPGLGADATRVTYSGIVDERRFYSQATGHAHPLTAADYLDYPRMRAVLTAINNTPDGALLLPSGNYDQWDVVPAYPPPPPPPGVSMDSWRRQIAPHTVFFTNLGMLGMNVGLNVRVIDQIGLANPIAAHTARLEDARIGHDKNLFPDWAVAEGPWLKEHPYVPPYLDEGWIAEAGVALGCPETDAMLNSIRGPLGIRRFVSNVLHALDFTRYRIDRVPQYELQRCNLPEPPLKGTPYTGLPATGP
- a CDS encoding esterase family protein: MKSLSGLFRGVCAAVLALGLMSATAPSGHAADVEYLMVPSPAMGRDIPVAFMGGGPHAVVLLDAFNAGETVSNWVTAGNAMNTLAGKGISVVAPASGAFTLYTNWEADGTRQWETFLSDELPSWLAANKGLAPGGHAIVGAAQGGTGALMEATFHPDRYRYAGSMSGFLTPSNTFMNGAITAGMNEFGGVNTQAMWGAAQLGRWKWHDPEVHVQLVVDNNTRLWVFSPQTLTCTDVPAMIGYCDQAQGSNRTYYAHYRAVGGHNGHFDFPAGGNHDWGTWSAQLAAMSGDVAAAIK